GCGACCTTCTTAGCAGCCTTCTTGGTGCTCTTCTTGGCCGTCTTCTTCGGAGCCTTCTTGGCGGTCTTCTTGGCGACCTTCTTGGTCGTCTTCTTCGCCGCCTTCTTGGCGGGCGCCTTCTTCACGCTCTTCTTGGCGGGGCTCTTCTTGGCGACCTTCTTGGTGGCCTTCTTCGTTGACTTCTTGGCAGCCTTTTTGGCCGGCGACTTCTTCGTCGACTTGCTCGCTTTTGCCATGCTCAAACCTCGGTGAGGGAGGGGAGGATCGTCCGACGACGATCTCAGTGTGCGACCTGTAGCATGTGTGCGGCTCGGGCCGAAAGGGTCGCCACGTTGTCAACAGGCAGCGGACACTCGCGCGAGGTCTCGTTCACCACCTGCAACGACACACTCATCGGCGACGAAGCGCAGACGCCTTAACCCAACGCCTTCGCAAAACGCTCCGATTCTCCGGACTTCTCGCTCGTTTTACACGCACTCGCCATGACGCTTCGCCTTCGACTGCGACACGCTCTTGCCGAAACGGAGCTCCAATTCACACAAGAACTCGGTGAAACTCCACAAATTTTTGGCCGAGGCCAAAACGCCGACGTCGTCGTCGCAGGCAGAGGCATCGCGCCCAAGCACCTCGCAATTTTTTTTGACGCGCACTCGCGCAAGTGGCTCGTTCAAGACGGCAACACACGCGGACGAACGCGCGTCAACGGCGTGCCGCTCGTCGACAGCACCCAACCGTGTCCGCTCGTCGAAGACTTCGTCGTCACACTCGGCGACGATGACTCGGTCGCGTCGATCACCGTGCTCGGCATCGATGTCGTCGACGACACGCCCGTCGACACGGCAAGCGACGTCGAGTTCAAACCCGTGTCGTCGTTCACGTCACGACGCAAGCGCAAACGCTCACCCGTGATGCTGCCGATCGCCTTTGCCGGTTCGATCGGCGGGGCGTTCGTGCTCGGGCTGCTCGGCGGACAGAAAATCGCCGAAAACCCTCAGAATCTCAACGTTTCTGGCGGTTTTGCGGAAGACCAGCTGTCCGACATCGACGCACGACGACCACCACCGCCGCCATCGACACGGCCGCGGACGATCACCCAAGACGAACCGCTCTTGCCACGCCTCGACGGTGCGGTCGCCGACATCGATCTCACGCCCGACCCGACGCTGCAGAGTCGCGGCGAGCTTCTCGAAGGCGAGGCCGACG
The DNA window shown above is from Planctomycetota bacterium and carries:
- a CDS encoding FHA domain-containing protein gives rise to the protein MTLRLRLRHALAETELQFTQELGETPQIFGRGQNADVVVAGRGIAPKHLAIFFDAHSRKWLVQDGNTRGRTRVNGVPLVDSTQPCPLVEDFVVTLGDDDSVASITVLGIDVVDDTPVDTASDVEFKPVSSFTSRRKRKRSPVMLPIAFAGSIGGAFVLGLLGGQKIAENPQNLNVSGGFAEDQLSDIDARRPPPPPSTRPRTITQDEPLLPRLDGAVADIDLTPDPTLQSRGELLEGEADAAGVRGFIAGIAPDDPLRASSAWIDVIAAERAGEPIAMLQSYRAFTRLPETRTGDLRYEVLRRLEDAVDALWWERIASLLEEEFAIIESSLDAELRLRGLEGEPDAEVAADLREHLLYAQRRLALVDAELADTMRYTSGEVPNLINTDQLRRLRAIRNKEAYASWRSTLLSHVQNGRLPWDERPTSRPADDSASSREPSVSVILSERSESKDLA